In Ruminococcaceae bacterium BL-6, a genomic segment contains:
- a CDS encoding putative MarR family transcriptional regulator (Evidence 3 : Putative function from multiple computational evidences), whose protein sequence is MMEHTEHAELPLIPITLDFIAHQLDVQQNGILAEYGITSRQSKILLFILHNQEKPVYQKDIEAFFSMRSSTITSIMGYLEKGGFLMRSPCETDARAKRITVTQKGRDLRRVIAGLLYRQEAQVTQGMSPEETALLRRLLRRVSANLCEGSCGPRR, encoded by the coding sequence TTGATGGAACATACGGAACATGCGGAGCTTCCCCTGATCCCCATTACGCTGGACTTTATCGCGCATCAACTCGACGTGCAGCAGAACGGCATCCTCGCCGAATACGGGATCACGAGCAGGCAGTCGAAAATCCTTCTGTTTATCCTGCACAATCAGGAGAAACCTGTTTATCAGAAGGATATCGAAGCCTTTTTTTCCATGAGGAGCTCCACGATCACCAGCATCATGGGGTATCTGGAAAAAGGCGGCTTTCTGATGCGCTCGCCCTGCGAAACGGACGCGCGCGCCAAACGGATCACCGTCACGCAGAAGGGAAGGGACCTGAGGCGCGTCATTGCCGGGTTGCTGTACCGGCAGGAGGCCCAGGTCACCCAAGGCATGAGCCCCGAAGAGACGGCGCTGCTCCGCCGTCTGCTGCGCCGCGTTTCCGCGAACCTCTGCGAAGGCTCATGCGGCCCGCGGCGGTAA
- the ykoT gene encoding putative glycosyltransferase (Evidence 3 : Putative function from multiple computational evidences; Product type e : enzyme): MKIPIVYLVIPCYNEEEVLPETIKRLTAKLNSMIHDELASPESRMLFVDDGSHDRTWELISEYHGENPLVCGVKLSHNRGHQNALLAGLMTARASADCAVSLDADLQDDIGVLDQFVKKFLQGCDVVYGVRNKRETDTFFKRTTAQGFYRFMQLLGVELVYNHADYRLMSRRALDALSEYRETNLFLRGIVPLIGFQSGCVTYDRNERFAGESKYPLKKMIAFALDGVTSFSVKPLRIIANLGILVSVLSVLGLLYALISYFTGNAVAGWTAIVCSIWLLGGIQLLCVGVVGCYVGKIYSEVKDRPRYTIEQLLK; this comes from the coding sequence ATGAAAATACCGATCGTCTATCTTGTCATTCCCTGTTACAACGAGGAGGAAGTTCTTCCGGAAACCATAAAGCGGCTGACCGCAAAGCTGAACTCCATGATTCACGACGAGCTCGCGTCCCCGGAAAGCCGCATGCTTTTCGTCGACGACGGAAGCCACGACAGAACGTGGGAGCTGATCTCGGAATACCACGGGGAAAACCCGCTGGTGTGCGGCGTGAAGCTCTCGCATAACCGCGGCCACCAGAACGCGCTTCTGGCCGGGCTGATGACCGCGCGGGCATCCGCAGACTGCGCCGTCAGCCTGGACGCCGACCTTCAGGACGACATCGGCGTGCTCGACCAGTTCGTAAAGAAATTCCTGCAGGGGTGCGACGTCGTGTACGGCGTGCGGAACAAGCGCGAGACCGACACGTTTTTCAAGCGCACGACCGCGCAGGGATTTTACCGGTTTATGCAGCTCCTCGGCGTGGAGCTGGTGTACAACCACGCGGATTACCGCCTGATGAGCCGCCGCGCGCTCGACGCGCTGAGCGAATACCGCGAGACCAACCTGTTCCTGCGCGGCATCGTGCCGCTGATCGGCTTCCAGAGCGGATGCGTCACCTACGACCGGAACGAGCGCTTTGCCGGGGAATCGAAATACCCGCTGAAAAAAATGATCGCCTTCGCGCTGGACGGCGTCACGTCGTTCAGCGTAAAGCCGCTCCGGATCATCGCGAACCTCGGCATCCTCGTTTCGGTTCTGAGCGTGCTGGGGCTTCTCTACGCGCTGATCTCGTATTTCACCGGCAACGCGGTGGCGGGCTGGACGGCCATCGTCTGCTCCATCTGGCTCCTTGGCGGAATCCAGCTTCTGTGCGTCGGCGTCGTCGGGTGCTATGTGGGGAAAATTTACAGCGAGGTCAAGGACAGGCCGCGCTACACCATCGAACAGCTTCTGAAATAA
- a CDS encoding Cysteine-rich secretory family protein — MKFRSLCIAAMVLVFGTTASATAFANQTSIPAARFSTAGCPASQASGSSDVLSQAIRNLQAKAQAKTTCPSSPAGKTVSAPVKTAAESTKAAGCGDSEVCKAGTCNSGNVCVSGACPGSAGCGTISCGNTAAGNQSFADLIRSLLEQCGWNAKNPVSCPSSSAPASSAPSSSSPSSSVPAASEPSSSAPSSSAPASSAPASSAPSSSAPSASQPSSSVQAYEEQVAQLVNTERQKNGLKPLTLSAKLSNVARIKSQDMHDKNYFSHTSPTYGSPFDMMKSFGITYRAAGENIAMGYRSPEAVMTGWMNSSGHRANILNANYTQIGVGYVADGNYWTQEFIG; from the coding sequence ATGAAATTCAGAAGCTTATGCATCGCCGCGATGGTCCTGGTATTCGGAACGACCGCCAGTGCAACGGCGTTTGCAAACCAGACGTCCATCCCTGCCGCCCGGTTTTCAACCGCCGGCTGCCCGGCTTCCCAGGCATCCGGTTCCTCGGATGTCCTGAGCCAGGCGATCCGCAACCTGCAGGCCAAGGCGCAGGCAAAAACCACCTGCCCGTCTTCCCCGGCGGGCAAGACCGTTTCCGCCCCCGTGAAAACTGCCGCTGAAAGCACAAAGGCCGCCGGATGCGGAGATTCCGAGGTGTGCAAAGCGGGCACCTGCAACAGCGGGAATGTCTGCGTTTCCGGCGCCTGCCCCGGCAGCGCCGGGTGCGGCACGATTTCCTGCGGCAATACCGCCGCCGGGAACCAGTCCTTTGCCGACCTGATCCGCAGCCTGCTCGAACAGTGCGGCTGGAACGCGAAGAACCCCGTTTCCTGCCCGTCCTCCTCCGCGCCCGCGTCTTCCGCTCCGTCCTCTTCCTCGCCGTCCTCGTCGGTCCCGGCTGCCTCCGAGCCGTCGTCTTCGGCCCCGTCCTCTTCTGCGCCCGCGTCCTCGGCTCCGGCTTCTTCCGCCCCGTCTTCTTCGGCTCCGTCCGCTTCTCAGCCCTCCAGCTCCGTTCAGGCCTATGAGGAGCAGGTGGCGCAGCTCGTGAATACGGAACGCCAGAAAAACGGCCTGAAGCCGCTGACCCTGAGCGCGAAGCTGAGCAACGTCGCGAGGATCAAATCGCAGGATATGCACGACAAGAATTATTTCAGCCATACCAGCCCGACTTACGGCTCCCCGTTCGATATGATGAAGTCCTTCGGAATCACCTACCGCGCTGCCGGCGAGAACATCGCCATGGGCTACCGTTCCCCCGAGGCGGTCATGACCGGCTGGATGAATTCCTCCGGACACAGAGCCAACATTCTGAACGCGAACTACACCCAGATCGGCGTCGGCTATGTGGCCGACGGAAATTACTGGACCCAGGAGTTCATCGGCTGA
- a CDS encoding Cobalt-precorrin-2 C20-methyltransferase, with protein sequence MRGIFYGVGVGPGDPEYMTLKAVRVLGLCPVLAVPRTGGKHSEALEIASKAADLSGKEILFLDFLMTRDEKSAARRHRELAGSVAEKLDAGKNVAMLNLGDPSLYASFGYLREILKERGYETETVAGVTSFCACAAKLGVSLTEARLPLRIVPGDYPELDRELASPGTKVVMKSGREIARVRRAVERSRLPAAAVENCGMPGERVCACLKDVGGAYFTTVLVGEAPERKKKPGSETEENR encoded by the coding sequence GTGAGAGGAATCTTTTACGGGGTCGGCGTGGGGCCGGGCGACCCGGAATACATGACGCTGAAGGCGGTGCGCGTCCTCGGGCTGTGCCCCGTTCTGGCCGTCCCGCGCACCGGCGGAAAACACAGCGAGGCCCTCGAGATCGCTTCAAAGGCCGCCGATCTTTCGGGGAAAGAAATCCTTTTCCTCGATTTTCTGATGACCCGCGACGAGAAATCCGCGGCGCGCCGCCACCGGGAGCTTGCCGGCTCGGTCGCCGAAAAGCTCGACGCCGGGAAAAACGTTGCCATGCTGAACCTGGGGGACCCGTCGCTTTACGCGAGCTTCGGCTATCTGCGCGAGATCCTGAAAGAGCGGGGCTACGAGACCGAAACCGTCGCCGGGGTCACGAGCTTCTGCGCCTGCGCGGCAAAGCTCGGCGTCAGCCTCACCGAGGCGCGGCTCCCGCTGCGCATCGTCCCCGGGGATTATCCGGAGCTTGACCGCGAGCTTGCGTCGCCGGGGACAAAGGTCGTGATGAAGAGCGGCCGGGAGATCGCCCGGGTGCGCAGGGCCGTGGAACGCAGCAGGCTTCCCGCCGCGGCCGTGGAAAACTGCGGGATGCCGGGCGAGCGGGTCTGCGCCTGCCTGAAGGATGTGGGCGGCGCTTATTTCACAACGGTTCTGGTCGGGGAAGCCCCCGAAAGGAAAAAGAAACCGGGAAGCGAAACGGAGGAAAACAGATGA
- the yfiC gene encoding putative ABC transporter (ATP-binding protein) (Evidence 3 : Putative function from multiple computational evidences; Product type t : transporter), with product MPRPGPNTKPTLKPKDTGKTLKRILRYMADYKLLLLLVVVAIVISSGAQIAGTALLKVVIDGCLTPMISHYSSSLMAKFVRTILLMALIYLIGALCSYLYSRAMLQISTRTLYRIRVDLFTRLESLPIRYFDSHQHGELMSRFTNDADAIREMLSTSVTSFLSSAITVAGVFVMMVYYSWQLTILVIVMLVVMLNVIRVIGGKSGAYFKRQQKELGRVNGYIEEMIDGQRVVKVFCHENKSKEEFHKMNDSLRDAADSANTFANILMPIMGNLSNVQFALTAIAGGALAIYSVLTLGTVVAFLQFTRNFSMPITQMSQQLNAVLTALAGAERIFSVIDEKPEQDDGYVTLVNAKIGKNGEITESAGRTGFWAWKHPHRADGSITYTKVEGKVEFDNVVFGYEEGKTVLNNISLYAKPGQKIAFVGSTGAGKTTITNLINRFYDVPDGKIRYDGININKIKKADLRRSLSMVLQDTHLFTGTVRDNIRYGRLDATDEEVEAAAKLANADSFIRRLPQGYDTMLTADGANLSQGQRQLLAIARAAVADPPVLILDEATSSIDTRTEEHIQRGMDRLMDGRTVFVIAHRLSTVRNANAIMVLENGRIIERGSHDELLAQKGKYYQLYTGMFELS from the coding sequence ATGCCGAGACCGGGACCAAACACCAAGCCGACCTTAAAACCGAAAGATACCGGAAAGACCCTGAAACGGATCTTGCGCTATATGGCGGATTATAAGCTGCTGCTCCTTCTCGTAGTCGTCGCCATCGTCATCAGCTCCGGCGCGCAGATCGCCGGGACAGCGCTGCTCAAAGTCGTCATCGACGGCTGTCTGACACCGATGATCTCGCATTACAGCAGCAGCCTGATGGCGAAATTCGTCAGGACCATTCTTCTCATGGCCCTGATCTACCTGATCGGAGCATTGTGTTCGTATTTGTACAGCCGCGCGATGCTTCAGATTTCCACCCGCACGCTGTACCGGATCCGCGTGGACCTTTTCACCCGCCTGGAATCCCTTCCGATCCGGTATTTCGATTCCCACCAGCACGGCGAGCTGATGAGCCGCTTCACAAACGACGCGGACGCGATCCGCGAGATGCTCTCGACCAGCGTGACCAGCTTTCTGTCCTCCGCAATCACGGTCGCCGGCGTCTTCGTCATGATGGTGTACTACAGCTGGCAGCTGACCATCCTCGTCATTGTGATGCTGGTGGTAATGCTGAACGTGATCCGGGTCATCGGCGGGAAAAGCGGGGCGTACTTCAAGCGCCAGCAGAAGGAGCTCGGCCGCGTCAACGGCTATATCGAAGAGATGATCGACGGCCAGCGCGTGGTGAAGGTATTCTGTCATGAGAACAAATCGAAAGAGGAGTTCCACAAAATGAACGACTCCCTGCGCGACGCCGCGGACAGCGCCAATACCTTCGCCAACATCCTGATGCCCATCATGGGCAACCTCTCGAACGTTCAATTTGCGCTGACGGCGATCGCGGGCGGCGCCCTTGCGATCTATTCCGTCCTCACCCTCGGCACGGTCGTGGCGTTTCTGCAGTTCACCCGCAACTTTTCCATGCCGATCACGCAGATGTCCCAGCAGCTCAACGCCGTTCTGACGGCGCTGGCCGGCGCGGAGCGGATCTTCAGCGTGATCGACGAGAAGCCGGAACAGGACGACGGCTATGTCACGCTGGTGAACGCGAAGATCGGGAAGAACGGCGAGATCACCGAGAGCGCCGGACGCACCGGCTTCTGGGCCTGGAAGCACCCGCACCGCGCCGACGGAAGCATCACCTACACGAAAGTGGAGGGAAAAGTCGAATTCGACAACGTGGTGTTCGGGTATGAAGAGGGAAAAACCGTTTTGAACAACATTTCCCTTTACGCGAAGCCCGGACAGAAAATCGCCTTCGTCGGCTCCACCGGCGCGGGGAAAACGACCATCACGAATCTGATCAATCGCTTTTACGACGTGCCGGACGGAAAAATCCGGTACGACGGCATCAACATCAATAAAATCAAAAAAGCCGACCTGCGGCGCTCGCTTTCCATGGTGCTTCAGGACACCCACCTGTTCACCGGAACCGTTCGCGATAACATCCGCTACGGCAGGCTGGACGCGACCGACGAAGAGGTCGAGGCCGCCGCGAAGCTCGCGAACGCGGATTCGTTCATCCGCCGCCTGCCGCAGGGCTACGATACGATGCTGACGGCCGACGGCGCGAACCTTTCCCAGGGGCAGCGCCAGCTTCTGGCCATCGCGCGGGCGGCCGTCGCCGACCCGCCCGTGCTGATCCTGGACGAAGCCACCTCCTCGATCGACACCCGCACCGAGGAGCATATCCAGCGGGGCATGGACCGCCTGATGGATGGCCGCACCGTGTTCGTCATCGCCCACCGGCTTTCCACCGTGCGCAACGCCAATGCGATCATGGTGCTGGAAAACGGCCGGATCATCGAGCGCGGCAGCCACGACGAGCTTCTGGCGCAGAAGGGAAAATACTACCAGCTTTACACCGGCATGTTCGAGCTTTCGTGA
- a CDS encoding protein of unknown function (Evidence 5 : Unknown function) produces MAGHVGKDHIHLLVSVPPHLSASKLVQYLKGNTSRKLQMEYKELNKEYWGRHLWARGYFVASSGNVTDEIIAQYIQNQDLEENMKSDNFEIGNL; encoded by the coding sequence TTGGCAGGGCATGTAGGGAAAGATCATATCCATCTTCTTGTATCAGTCCCCCCACATCTTTCTGCGAGTAAATTGGTTCAATATCTAAAAGGGAATACCTCGCGAAAGTTGCAGATGGAGTATAAAGAATTGAACAAAGAATATTGGGGGCGGCACCTTTGGGCAAGAGGATATTTCGTAGCAAGCAGTGGAAATGTGACAGATGAAATAATTGCACAGTACATTCAGAATCAAGATTTGGAAGAGAATATGAAAAGCGATAATTTCGAGATCGGCAATCTTTAG
- a CDS encoding ABC transporter related protein, producing the protein MLKKLFSLLGEYKKYAIITPLFIVGEVIMEILIPFLMAAIIDNGILGSGGIRYTVSMGAVMVAMAVVSLFFGAMAGRYSAKASTGFSRNVRNALFDRVQDFSFSNIDHFSTASLITRLTTDVTNLQNAFMMIIRLGFRAPLMMIGATLMAVLISRRLSVVFLVAIPILGTAIFLIVHAAYSRFRKMLAKYDAINASVQENLIGIRVVKAFVREEHEDKKFRESADDLRRAQFMAEKLVILNMPILQTTMFACIISVLWFGGNLVITGGMELGQLSSFISYISQILISLMMISMIFIILVLSRASAGRITEVLDEASDLTDDAADPDLKLRDGSVEFRDASFRYGGKEGNLTLEHITFSIASGETVGIIGGTGSAKSTLVQLIPRLYDLSGGELLVGGHDVRAYRLETLRNSVSMVLQKNVLFSGTVRENLLWGNEDATDEEIEAACRSAQAHEFIESLPNGYDTWLEQGGTNLSGGQKQRMCIARALLKNPKIIILDDSTSAVDTATDSKIRTALRRDLKGTTAIIIAQRISSVCDADKIIVLDDGKINGIGTHDELLRTNEIYREVYESQEKGAK; encoded by the coding sequence ATGCTGAAAAAACTGTTCTCCCTTTTGGGGGAATACAAAAAATATGCCATTATCACGCCGCTTTTCATCGTGGGGGAAGTGATCATGGAGATCCTGATCCCTTTTTTGATGGCGGCGATCATCGACAACGGCATCCTGGGCAGCGGCGGCATCCGCTACACCGTGAGCATGGGCGCGGTGATGGTGGCGATGGCGGTGGTCTCGCTTTTTTTCGGAGCGATGGCCGGAAGGTATTCCGCAAAAGCGAGCACCGGGTTTTCGCGGAACGTGCGCAATGCTCTGTTTGACCGGGTGCAGGATTTTTCGTTTTCCAATATCGACCATTTTTCCACCGCCTCGCTGATCACGCGGCTCACGACGGATGTGACCAACCTGCAGAACGCGTTCATGATGATCATCCGGCTCGGCTTCCGCGCGCCCCTCATGATGATCGGCGCCACGCTGATGGCGGTGCTCATCAGCCGCAGGCTTTCGGTCGTGTTCCTGGTGGCGATCCCCATTCTGGGCACGGCGATTTTCCTGATCGTGCACGCCGCCTATTCCAGATTCCGGAAGATGCTGGCAAAGTACGACGCGATCAACGCCTCGGTCCAGGAAAATCTGATCGGCATCCGCGTGGTGAAGGCCTTCGTGCGCGAGGAGCACGAGGACAAAAAATTCCGGGAAAGCGCGGACGATCTGCGCAGAGCGCAGTTCATGGCGGAAAAGCTCGTGATTCTGAACATGCCGATCCTTCAGACGACCATGTTCGCGTGCATCATCTCCGTGCTGTGGTTCGGCGGGAATCTGGTGATCACGGGCGGCATGGAGCTCGGGCAGCTTTCCAGCTTTATCAGCTATATCTCTCAGATTCTGATCTCACTGATGATGATCTCGATGATCTTCATCATTCTGGTGCTGTCGCGCGCTTCGGCGGGCCGCATCACCGAGGTGCTGGATGAAGCGAGCGACCTGACCGACGACGCGGCCGACCCGGACCTGAAGCTTCGGGATGGCTCCGTGGAGTTCCGCGACGCATCGTTCCGCTACGGCGGAAAAGAGGGAAACCTGACGCTGGAGCACATCACCTTCTCGATCGCTTCCGGCGAGACCGTCGGCATCATCGGCGGCACCGGCTCCGCGAAATCCACGCTGGTTCAGCTGATCCCCCGCCTGTACGACCTGAGCGGCGGCGAGCTGCTGGTGGGAGGGCACGACGTGCGCGCCTACCGGCTGGAGACCCTGCGCAACAGCGTTTCCATGGTTTTGCAGAAAAACGTTTTGTTTTCCGGAACCGTGCGTGAAAACCTGCTCTGGGGCAACGAGGACGCGACGGATGAGGAAATCGAGGCCGCATGCCGGTCGGCGCAGGCGCACGAATTCATCGAGTCGCTTCCGAACGGATATGACACCTGGCTCGAGCAGGGCGGCACCAACCTTTCCGGCGGGCAGAAGCAGCGCATGTGCATCGCCCGCGCCCTGCTGAAAAATCCGAAGATCATCATCCTGGACGATTCCACCAGCGCCGTGGACACCGCGACGGACAGCAAAATCCGCACGGCGCTGCGCCGCGACCTGAAGGGCACGACGGCGATCATCATCGCCCAGCGCATTTCATCCGTATGCGACGCGGACAAGATCATCGTGCTGGACGACGGAAAGATCAACGGGATCGGCACGCACGACGAGCTGCTCCGCACAAACGAAATCTACCGTGAAGTCTATGAATCCCAGGAGAAAGGGGCGAAGTGA
- the cbiK gene encoding Sirohydrochlorin cobaltochelatase yields the protein MRRSKAILVVSFGTSHSDALEKNIGAIENSVKEAFPNRIVRRAFTSGTVREKIWKRDHIRVDDVHEALERLLSENIFDVAVLPTHVIGGEEYEKIIAQCAICASSFDRLRIGVPLLSSTEDFFRVIRILARAFDCPRRDCALVLMGHGSETSANTAYAAMDYMFKQSGFFNVFVGTVEAYPKVDVVLEQVRHAGYRKAVLTPLMTVAGEHAAHDMAGSGEKSWKTIFQAAGISVTPVLRGLGEYPEIRSLYLEHLKAVL from the coding sequence ATGAGACGGTCGAAAGCCATTTTGGTGGTCAGCTTCGGGACGAGCCACTCGGATGCCCTGGAAAAAAATATCGGGGCGATCGAAAACAGCGTGAAGGAAGCGTTTCCGAACCGGATCGTCCGGCGGGCGTTCACCAGCGGAACGGTCCGGGAAAAAATCTGGAAGCGCGACCACATCCGCGTGGATGACGTGCACGAGGCGCTGGAGCGGCTTCTGTCGGAAAATATCTTCGACGTTGCCGTGCTGCCCACCCATGTGATCGGCGGGGAAGAGTACGAAAAAATCATCGCCCAGTGCGCCATCTGCGCCTCGTCGTTCGACCGCCTGCGGATCGGCGTGCCGCTTCTTTCCTCCACCGAAGACTTCTTCCGCGTGATCCGCATCCTTGCCCGCGCGTTCGATTGCCCGCGCCGGGACTGCGCGCTGGTGCTGATGGGCCACGGGAGCGAGACCTCGGCCAACACGGCTTACGCCGCGATGGATTATATGTTTAAGCAGAGCGGCTTTTTCAACGTGTTCGTCGGCACGGTGGAAGCCTATCCGAAGGTGGATGTCGTGCTCGAGCAGGTCAGGCATGCCGGGTACCGCAAAGCGGTCCTCACGCCGCTGATGACCGTGGCGGGCGAGCACGCCGCGCACGACATGGCCGGAAGCGGCGAAAAAAGCTGGAAAACGATTTTTCAGGCTGCCGGAATTTCAGTGACCCCCGTCCTTCGCGGGCTGGGGGAATACCCGGAGATCCGGAGCCTGTATCTCGAGCACTTGAAAGCGGTGCTGTGA
- the cbiC gene encoding Cobalt-precorrin-8 methylmutase, whose product MKIKLEKTLPAEIEKRSFEIIKKELERAGKTLNPETESVVIRVIHATADFDYADNLCFSEGAVGRAVAALRSGCHIVTDTRMAFAGVNRRILSPLGGEAHCFMADESVAREAASRGVTRAAVCMERAAQLNVPLIVAVGNAPTALVRLYELMSEGRIRPELVIGVPVGFVNVAEAKELILGAGVPHIVAKGRKGGSGVAAAVCNALLLLARGEKEKSS is encoded by the coding sequence ATGAAAATCAAGCTGGAAAAAACCCTGCCGGCGGAAATCGAAAAGCGCAGCTTTGAAATCATCAAAAAGGAGCTGGAGCGCGCCGGGAAAACGCTGAATCCGGAAACGGAGAGCGTTGTCATACGCGTGATCCACGCCACGGCGGATTTCGATTACGCGGACAATCTGTGCTTTTCCGAGGGCGCGGTCGGCCGCGCCGTCGCGGCCCTCCGCTCCGGCTGCCATATCGTGACGGATACCCGGATGGCGTTTGCCGGCGTCAACCGGAGAATTCTGTCGCCGCTCGGCGGCGAAGCGCACTGCTTCATGGCGGACGAAAGCGTGGCGCGCGAGGCCGCCTCCCGGGGCGTGACCAGGGCTGCCGTGTGCATGGAGCGCGCGGCTCAACTGAACGTCCCGCTGATCGTTGCGGTCGGGAACGCGCCGACGGCGCTGGTGCGCCTGTACGAGCTGATGAGCGAGGGGCGCATCCGGCCGGAGCTGGTGATCGGCGTGCCGGTCGGCTTCGTCAACGTCGCCGAGGCGAAGGAGCTGATCCTCGGCGCCGGTGTGCCGCACATCGTGGCGAAAGGGCGCAAGGGCGGCAGCGGCGTGGCCGCGGCCGTCTGCAACGCGCTGCTCCTTCTGGCGCGCGGGGAAAAGGAGAAATCATCGTGA